The Streptomyces sp. NBC_00224 genome contains the following window.
CCCGGAAAGTCATGAGGCGAGCGCACCCCCGTGGTGCGCCCGCCTGAGATGACTCGTCGCGAACGGGAAAGTTGCCCACTGAACCTGTCACAGCTCTGTCACGGGCGGACAGAAACTGGTCGGATTACGGCATTACGGATCGGAACCCGGCACTACAGATGCGTCGGAGCGAACATCCTCAGCACGGCGGGCAGCACGACCACCGAGGGCCCGGGGGCCGCCAGCGCCTTGCCCAGGTCCTCCTGGAGCGACTCCACGCTCGTACGGACCGCCGGCACGCCGAAGGACTGGGCGAGCGCCACGAAGTCCGGGCGGGCCAGCTCGGTCGCGGTGGCCTCGCCGAACGCGTCCGTCATGTACTCGCGCAGGATGCCGTAGCCGCCGTCGTCGACGATCAGCCAGGTCACCGGCAGGTCGTACTGCTTCGCGGTGGCGAGCTCGGCGATCGAGTACATCGCGCCGCCGTCGCCGGAGACCGCGAGCACCGGCCGCGTCGGGTCGGCGGCCGCGGCCCCGATCGCCGCCGGGAAGCCGTAGCCGAGGCCGCCCGCGCCCTGGGCCGAGTGCAGCGCGCCCGGCCAGGCGGACCAGGCCCAGTACGCCAGGATCGTCATGTCCCAGAAGCTGGGCGCGTCGGCGGGCAGGGCCGCCCGCACCTGCGCCAGGATCCGCTGCTCGGCCTCCAGGTCCTGCCCCGCGAGGCGCTCGCGCACCTTGGTGAGGACGGTCCGCACGGACGCGGCCGCCGCCGGGTCGGTGCGCTCGCCCACGGTCTCCAGGAGCGCCGAGAGCGCGATACGGGCGTCCGCGTGGATGCCGAGCGCCGGGTGGTTGGACTCCAGCTTGCCGAGGTCCGCCTCGATCTGGATCACCCGGCCGCGCGGCCTGAACGTGTGGTAGTTCGAGGAGAGTTCGCCCAGGCCCGAGCCGACGACGAGCAGGACGTCGGCGTCCTCCAGGAAGTCCGTGGTGTGCCGGTCCTCCATCCAGGACTGGAGCGAGAGCGGGTGCTCCCAGGGGAAGGCGCCCTTGCCGCCGAAGGTGGTGACCACCGGCGCGTCCAGCCTCTCGGCGAGCGCGCGGAGCTTGCCGGAGGCGTCGGAGCGTACGACACCGCCGCCCGCGATGATCGCCGGGCGGGCCGCGTTCGTCAGCAACTCGGCGGCCACGGCGGTCAGTTCGGGGCGCGGCACCAGCTCGTGCGGGGTCGCGTCCACGGCCGTGACGACCGGCAGCGGGGTCTCGGCGAGCAGCACGTCCTGCGGGATCTCCACCCAGACCGGGCCGTGCGGGGCGGTCAGCGCCGACTCCCAGGCCGCCGCGATCGCGGACGGGATCTGGGACTGGGAGCGGACCGTGTGCACGGACTTCACGACGTCCCGGAACGAGCCCTGCTGGTCGCGGAGTTCGTGCAGATAGCCGTGGCGGCCGCCACCGAGTCCGGCCGTGGGCACCTGACTGGCGATGGCGAGCACGGGGGCGCTCGCCGCGGCCGCCTCCTGGAGCGCGGCCAGCGACATGAGGGCGCCGGGGCCGGTGGACAGCAGCAGCGGGGCCGCCTCGCCGGTGACCCGGCCGTACGCGTCGGCGGCGAAGGCGGCGTTGTTCTCGACGCGCAGACCGACGTACGTCATCGACGAGCGGCGCAGCGCGTCGAACATCCCGAGGGCGTGCTGGCCGGGCAGCCCGAAGACGGTGGTCGCGCCGAGTCCCCGCAGGGTCTCCATGACCAGGTCGCCGCCGATGCGGCCGGGCGGCGGGTTCAGGGCCGCCCGGGTCTGCGCCTCGGTGGGGCGCAGCACCACGTCGTGGTCGTGGGTCACTTGGCGGCCTTGGCCGCCGCGATCTGTCGGGACATGATCGTCGTGAGCTCGTACGCGGTGTGGGAGGCGGCCACCGAGGTGATCTCGGCGTGGTCGTACGCCGGGGCGACCTCGACGACGTCGGCCGAGACCAGGTTGCAGGAGGCCAGGCCGCGCAGGATCTCCAGGAGCTCGCGGGAGGTCATGCCGCCCGCCTCCGGGGTGCCGGTGCCGGGGGCGTGCGCCGGGTCGAGGCAGTCGATGTCGATCGAGATGTAGAGCGGGCGGTCGCCGATGCGCTGGCGCAGCTGGTCGGCGATCTCGTCGGCGCCGCGGCGGTAGACGTCGGCCGAGGTGACGATGCCGAAGCCCATCTTCTCGTCGTCGGTCAGGTCCTGCTTGCCGTAGAGCGGGCCGCGGGTGCCGACGTGGGAGAGCGCCTCGGTGTCGAGGATGCCCTCCTCCACCGCGCGGCGGAACGGGGTGCCGTGGGTGTACTCGGCGCCGAAGTAGGTGTCCCAGGTGTCCAGGTGCGCGTCGAAGTGGAGCAGCGCGACCGGGCCGTGCTTCTTGGCGACCGAGCGCAGCAGCGGCAGCGCGATGGTGTGGTCGCCGCCGAGCGTCATCAGCCGGGCGCCGGTACCGAGCAGGTCGTCGGCGGCGGCCTCGATCGTGTCGACGGCCTCGTTGATGTTGAACGGGTTCACGGCGATGTCGCCGCCGTCCGCGACCTGGGCCAGCGCGAAGGGCGAGGCGTCCTGGGCCGGGTTGTACGGGCGCAGCAGGCGCGAGGCCTCGCGGATGGCGTTGCCGCCGAAGCGGGCGCCGGGGCGGTAGGAGACACCGCTGTCGAAGGGCACGCCGATCACGGCGACATCGGCGGTGCCGACCTCGTCGAGGCGGGGCAGCCGGGCGAAGGTCGCGGGCCCGGCGTACCGCGGGACGCGGGACGAGTCGATCGGACCGCGCGGCGTTTCGTTGCTGCTCATGTGAAGTGCCCTTCGTGATCGGCCCGCGTCGAACCCGGCGGCCTGTGGTTCCCGCGGGCCCGTGCGGCCCGCGCTGGCCACCCTAGGTGGCCGTCCAGCGATACTGAAGTGTACGTTTCCTCCACTTAAGGCCCCACCGATGTACGGAGTGACCATGCCTGCCGAGCCCGCGGCGGCCCCACCCACCACTCCCGTCCCACTGGCCGCCCTGCTCGCCCGGCCGGACCTCGGCCTGCGGCAGATCGCCGGGCCGCCGGGGGCCGAGGTGCACTGGGTGCACACCTCGGAGATGGCCGACCCGTATCCGTATCTGCTCGGCGGGGAGCTGCTGCTCACCGCGGGCGTGCAGCTCACGGACCCGGAGCGCTATGCGGCGCGGGTCGCGGAGGCGGGCGCGGCGGCGCTGGGCTTCGGGCTCGCGCCGGTGCACGACACGGTTCCGGCGGCGCTGGTGGCCGCCTGCGAGCGGCACGGGCTGCCACTGGTCGAGGTGCCGCCGCCGACCACGTTCACGGCGATCGCCCGCGCCGTGTGGGGCCTGATGACCGAGGCCCGCCACCACGAGCTGCGCCGGGTCTCCCAGGCCCAGCAGGGCCTCGCCTCGGCGGCCGCCCGCCCCGACCCGGTCCCGGCGGTCCTGCACCAGCTCGCGACGCGGCTGGGGGGCTGGGCGGGGGTGCTCACGGCGGACGGCGCGGTGCTGGCCGGCTCGGGTCCCGACCGGCCCGACGAGGTGCGGGACGCGGTGCGGCGACTGGCGCGGGTGGTGACGGGTCCGGCCTCCGGCGGCCCCAAGGCGCTGACCGCCACCGACGCCGTCGCCGGGGAGCAGCTCGCCGTCCACGCGCTCGCCGGGGCCCGGGGGCTCGCCCTCGGGGTCGCCGTTCCCGGGCGCGAGGCCGGCGACCACACCATCGCCGGGGTCGCGGCCGTCCTGCTCTCGCTGCTCACCGCCGAGCGGCAGGGCGCGGACGAGGCCACCCGGTCGGCCGCACTGGTGCGGCTGCTGCTCGGCGACGCCCCGGCCGAGGTCGCGCCGCTGCTCGGCGAGGCGCCCTGGACCGTCGTCCACGCGCGCGGTGAGGGCGCCCCGCCCGACCTCGGCAGCCCGCTGGTGGAGGCGGGCGACGGCCACGCGCGCGTGCTCGTCCCCGGCGGGCAGGACGTCGGCCCGCACCCCGGCTGGACCCTGGGGGCGAGCGCCCCCGTGGGGGCCGGGGAGCTGGCCGCCGCCGACGCCCAGGCCGCCCGCGCCCTGCGCCGGGCCGAGGCGGCCCGTTCGCCCCTGGTGCGCCACCGCACCGGCGGCTACGCCTCGCTGGTGGACCCGGCGGAGGCCGCCGCGTACGCGCGCCGGATACTCGCCCCGCTCGCCGAGCCGCTGCTCACGACCCTGCGCACCTGGCTCTCGCTGCACGGCAGCTGGGACCGCACGGCCGTGGCCCTCGGCGTGCACCGCAACACCGTCCGCCAGCGTCTGGCCCGCTGCGCCGCGCTGCTCGACGCGGACCTGGACGACATGGACGTCCGTACAGAGCTGTGGCTGGCACTACGGAGTGCGGCCGGAAGTGCTGAGGCTCACTCTGGACAGTGCGAGTGACCGCCGGGTAACTTCGTATTTCAATCTCTGAGCAAGCGCTTAGCCAAAGTCGCCGCCACCGTCGAAGGAGAAGCTCCGTGCGCCGTACGGTATTCAACGAGGACCACGAGGCGTTCCGGGAGACCATCCGGGCCTTCATCGAGGCCGAGGTCGTCCCGGTCTACGACGAGTGGTTCGCCGCCGGCCAGGCGCCGCGCGACTTCTACTACAAGCTCGCCGAGCTGGGTGTCTTCGGCATCCGCGTCGACGAGGAGTTCGGCGGCGCCGGCATCGACTCGTACAAGTTCGAAGCCGTCATGTACGAGGAGACCTCCCGCGCGGGCGTCCAGTTCGGCGGCTCCGGCGTGCACGTGCTGCTCGGCCTGCCGTACATCAAGACGCTCGCCGACGACGAGCAGAAGAAGCGCTTCCTGCCGAAGTTCGTCTCCGGCGAGGAGATGTGGGCCCTGGCGATGACCGAGCCGGGCACCGGCTCCGACCTCGCGGGCATGAAGACCACCGCGAAGCTCTCCGAGGACGGCACGCACTACGTCCTCAACGGCGCCAAGACCTTCATCACCGGTGGCGTCCACGCGGACCGGGTCATCGTCTGCGCCCGCACCGCCGCCCCCACCGCCGAGGACCGCCGCCACGGCATCTCGCTGTTCGCCGTGGACACCAAGTCCGAGGGCTACTCCATCGGCCGCAAGCTCGACAAGCTCGGCCTGAAGACCTCCGACACCGCCGAGCTGGCGTTCGTCGACGTGAAGGTCCCGGTCGAGGACCTCCTCGGCGAGGAGAACAAGGGCTTCTACTACCTCGGCCACAACCTCGCCTCCGAGCGCTGGGGCATCGCCTTCGGCGCCTACGCGCAGGCCAAGGCCGCCGTCCGGTTCGCCAAGGAGTACGTCCAGGAGCGCACCGTCTTCGGCAAGCCGGTCGCGCACTTCCAGAACACCAAGTTCGAGCTGGCCGCCTGCCAGGCCGAGGTGGACGCCGCCGAGGCCGTCGCCGACCGCGCCCTGGAGGCCCTGGACGCGGGCGAGCTGACCCCGGCCGAGGCCGCCTCCGCCAAGCTGTTCTGCACCGAGGTCGCCCACCGCGTCATCGACAGGTGCCTCCAGCTGCACGGCGGCTACGGCTTCATGAACGAGTACCCGATCGCCCGTCTGTACGCCGACAACCGCGTCAACCGGATCTACGGCGGCACCAGCGAGATCATGAAGACGATCATCGCCAAGGACATGGGTCTGTGACCGAGGCTCTGGATGCCCTGCTCGATCTGCTCGACCTTGAGCAGATCGAGCAGGACTACTTCCGGGGCCGCTCACGCTCGGCGCTCGTACCCCGCGTCTTCGGCGGGCAGGTGGCGGCCCAGGCGCTGGTCGCCGCGGGCCGCACCGTCCCCGGGGACCGGCCGCCGCACTCCCTGCACGCGTACTTCCTGCGCGCCGGGGATCCGGGCGCACCGATCGTCTACATGGTCGACCGCATCCGCGACGGCCGCTCCTTCACCACCCGAAGGGTGGTGGCGGTCCAGCACGGCCATCCGATCTTCCACCTCTCCGCGTCGTTCCAGACGTACGAGGAGGGTCTTGAGCACCAGGCGGACATGCCGCCCGCGCCGGACCCCGAGTCGCTCCCGACGGCGGCCGAGATGCTGCCGCGCCATCTGCCCGCGGACGTCGCCGCCCGTCTGGTCGAGGCCCGCGCGGCCGTCGACCTGCGCTACGCCGACGTACCGCCGTGGGGCAGCGTCGGCACCCCGCGCGAGCCCCGCTCGCAGGTCTGGTTCCGTACGAACGGCAAGCTCGCGGACGACCCCCTGCTGCACATCGTGCTCGCCACCTACGTCTCCGACATGACGCTGCTCGACTCGGTGCTGCTCGCACACGGCCGGGGCGGCTGGGCGGTCGGGGACGTGGTGGGCGCGTCCCTGGACCACGCGATGTGGTTCCACCGGCCGTTCCGGGCCGACGAATGGCTCCTGTACGACCAGGAGTCACCGTCGGCCTCGGCGGGCCGGGGCCTGGGCCAGGCCCGGATCTACACCCAGGACGGCCGTCTGGCAGTCACCGTCATCCAGGAGGGCGTGGTGCGGGTCCCGCGCCCCTGAAGGGCCTGCCTTACGTACGCGGTGACCGCGACCGCCTGCTTTTAGGGGCGCGGGGAACTGCGCGACCAGCCACCCACGGTCCGCAGACGAGAACCCGCCCCCGCCCCCACGGCGCGACCTCAGACCAACTCGGCCGCACCCAGCAGATACTCGGTCATCGGCTCGTAGAACCGGGGATCGACCACGTGGTCGTCCAGCGGCACGGCAACCTGAAGCGTCCCCTCCGCCTCCGCCAGGAACAGCGCGGGGTCGTTGCAGTCGGCGTACCCGATCGCATCGATGCCGCGCTGCGCCGCGCACCCGGCCCAGCCGTGGTCCGCGACGACCAGATCCGGCAGCGCCCGCCCCTCACGCTCCAGCGCATCCAGGATCGCGGCCATCGGCGCGGGCGAGTGCGTGTGCCACAGGGACGCGCCGCGCTCGAAGAGCGAGACGTCCGCGAACTGCACCACACAGCCCTCGTCGGCCAGCACCCCGTCGGGGATGCGCACGATCTCGCAGCCCGCGGCGCGCAGGGCCGCGGCCGTCCTGCTGTGCACGTCGATGAGCGCGCCCGGGTGGCCGGTCGCGAAGAGCACCCGCTGCTTGCCCGCGGCCGCCTTGCGCAGCCGCGCCGCCATCCGCTCCAGGGCGTCGACGGTCAGCTCGGGGTCGATGGTGTCCTGGCCCGTGCGGTGCCCGGGGTCGTCGACGACCCCGCAGCGCTCGGCCATCACCGCGAGCACGTCCTGCTCGTCGGTCCAGCGGTCGCCCAGCTCCAGGCCCAGCCAGTAGTGGCGGTCGCCGTTGGCGAGCTTGCGGTAGTGGGAGAGGTTGTTGTCGCGGGGGGTGGCGACGTCTCCGGCGATACGGGTGCGGACGAGGTGGTCGACGAGAGCGGCACGGCTGGGTATCGGCATGCGCTCCATTCTGCCCCGGTGCGCGGCGGCGGGCTCCGTCCGTCCCGCGCAGTGGACGCGCGCACGCGCGCGTGGCGGCACTCAGCCCGCGAGCGCCGCGAACGCCCCGTGCGCCAGGCGCCGCAGCAGCGCCTCCGTGGCCGTGCGGCCGGGCAGCCCCGCCCCGTACGACCCCAGGTGCGGCGTCGAGTTGAGCAGCCCGAACACCGCGTGCACCGCCGCCCGGACCTCGGCCTCGGACCCCGGGTACAGCTCCCTTACGACCCCGACCCACAGCTCCACGTACTGCCGCTGCAACTGCCGCACCAGCTTGCGGTCGCTGTCGCGCAGCCGGTCCAGCTCACGGTCGTGGAGCGTGATGAGCGCCCGGTCGTCGAGGGCGAAGTCGATGTGGCCGTCGATGAGCGAGCCGAGGACCGCCTCCGGGCCCCCGTCGGCCTCGGCGACGCGCTTGCGGCCGCCGTCGTACAGCCGCCCGCTGATCCCCACGAGCAGCTCCGCCAGCATCGCGTCCTTGCCCGCGAAGTGCCGGTAGAGGCCGGGGCCGCTGATGCCCACGGCCGCGCCTATCTCGTCGACGCCCACGCCGTGGAAGCCGCGCTCGGCGAAGAGGCGCGCGGCCTCGCGGAGGATCTGCTCGCGTCGGGTGGGGGCATCGGTCCGGGTGCTCATGAGAATTCATTCTAGACAACGCGGTTAGCGCTCGTTAACCTGGAGGAAATGAGTTAACGGTCATTAACATCCGGCCGGAAGACTTCGTACGGGCAAGGGGGCTCGACACGATGCAGCAGGCACCGGTCCTTGGGAGCGCGGCAGATCCCGCGTCCGAGGCGTGGCGGGCCAACGAGGAGGCGCACCGCGCCCTCGGCGAGGAGCTGCGCGCCAGACTGGCCGCGGCCCGGCTCGGCGGCGGTGAGCGGGCCCGCGAGCGCCATGTCGCGCGCGGCAAACTGCTGCCGCGCGACCGGGTCGACACCCTGCTCGACCCCGGCTCGCCGTTCCTGGAGCTCGCGCCGCTCGCGGCCGACGGGATGTACGGGGACCAGGCACCCGCCGCCGGGGTCATCGCCGGGATCGGACGGGTCAGCGGCCGCGAGTGCGTGATCGTGGCCAACGACGCCACGGTCAAGGGCGGCACGTACTACCCGATGACGGTGAAGAAGCACCTGCGCGCCCAGGAGGTGGCCCTGGAGAACCGGCTGCCGTGTCTGTACCTGGTCGACTCCGGCGGCGCCTTCCTGCCGATGCAGGACGAGGTCTTCCCCGACCGCGACCACTTCGGCCGGATCTTCTACAACCAGGCCCGGATGTCCGGCGCCGGGATCCCGCAGATCGCGGCGGTCCTCGGCTCCTGCACGGCCGGCGGGGCGTATGTCCCGGCGATGAGCGACGAGGCCGTGATCGTCCGCAACCAGGGCACGATCTTCCTCGGCGGCCCGCCGCTGGTGAAGGCCGCCACCGGCGAGGTCGTCACCGCCGAGGAGCTCGGCGGCGGCGAGGTCCACTCGCGCACCTCCGGCGTCACCGACCACCTCGCCGAGGACGACGCGCACGCCCTGCGGATCGTGCGCAACATCGTGGCCACCCTCCCCGCGCGCGGTGAGCTCCCGTGGAGCGTGGAGCCCGTGGAGGAGCCCAAGGCCGATCCGTACGGGCTGTACGGGGCGGTGCCGGTCGACTCGCGCACGCCGTACGACGTCCGCGAGGTCATCGCGCGCGTGGTCGACGGCTCCCGCTTCCAGGAGTTCAAGGCCGAGTTCGGCCAGACGCTGGTCACCGGCTTCGCCCGGATCCACGGCCACCCGGTCGGCATCGTCGCCAACAACGGCATCCTGTTCTCCGAATCCGCCCAGAAGGGCGCCCACTTCATCGAGCTGTGCGACCAGCGCGGCATCCCGCTGGTGTTCCTCCAGAACATCTCGGGCTTCATGGTCGGACGGGACTACGAGGCGGGGGGCATCGCCAAGCACGGCGCCAAGATGGTCACCGCCGTCGCCTGCACCCGCGTCCCCAAGCTGACGGTCGTGGTCGGCGGGTCGTACGGGGCGGGGAACTACTCGATGTGCGGCCGCGCCTATTCGCCGCGCTTCCTGTGGATGTGGCCCAACGCCAAGATCTCGGTGATGGGCGGCGAGCAGGCCGCCTCGGTGCTCGCCACCGTCAAGCGCGACCAGTTGGAGGCGCGCGGCGAGAGCTGGCCGCTCGACGCCGAGGAGTCCTTCAAGGACCCCATCCGCGCCCAGTACGAACAGCAGGGCAACGCCTATTACGCGACGGCCCGGCTGTGGGACGACGGGGTGATCGACCCGATGGAGACCCGCCAGGTCCTCGGGCTCGCCCTGACGGCCTGTGCCAACGCCCCCCTCCCCCAGCGGGACTACTCGGCGCCCGGCTTCGGCGTCTTCCGGATGTGAGACGGACCATGACGATGTTCGACACAGTCCTCGTCGCCAACCGGGGCGAGATCGCCGTCCGCGTCATCCGCACCCTGCGCGCCCTCGGGGTGCGCTCGGTCGCGGTGTTCAGCGACGCGGACGCGGACGCCCGGCACGTGCGGGAGGCCGACACGGCCGTGCGGATCGGCCCGGCGGCGGCGTCCGAGAGCTACCTCTCCATCGACCGGCTCCTGGAGGCGGCCGCCAGGAGCGGCGCGCAGGCCGTCCACCCCGGCTACGGCTTCCTCGCCGAGAACGCGGCCTTCGCGCGCGCGTGCGCCGAGGCGGGCCTGGTCTTCATCGGCCCCCCGGCGGACGCGATCTCCCTGATGGGCGACAAGATCCGCGCCAAGGAGACCGTGCGGGCGGCCGGTGTCCCGGTCGTGCCCGGCTCCTCGGGCAGCGGTCTCACGGACGGCCAACTGGCCGACGCGGCCCGCGAGATCGGCATGCCGGTGCTTCTGAAGCCCAGCGCGGGCGGCGGCGGCAAGGGCATGCGGCTGGTCCGCGAGGAGGCGGCGCTCGGCGACGAGATCGCGGCCGCCCGCCGCGAGGCCCGCGCCTCCTTCGGCGACGACACGCTCCTGGTGGAGCGGTGGATCGACCGCCCCCGCCACATCGAGATCCAGGTCCTGGCGGACGGCCATGGACACGTGGTGCACCTGGGCGAGCGCGAGTGCTCCCTCCAGCGCCGCCACCAGAAGATCATCGAGGAGGCGCCCTCGGTCCTGCTCGACGAGGAGACCCGGGCCGCGATGGGCGAGGCGGCGGTCCAGGCGGCCCGCTCCTGCGGCTACGCGGGCGCGGGCACGGTGGAGTTCATCGTCCCGGGCAACGACCCGTCCTCGTACTACTTCATGGAGATGAACACCCGCCTCCAGGTCGAGCACCCGGTCACCGAGCTCATCACCGGCCTGGACCTGGTGGAGTGGCAGGTGCGGGTCGCCGCGGGCGAGGAACTGCCGTACGGGCAGGAGGACATCACCCTGACCGGCCACGCCATAGAGGCCCGCATCTGCGCCGAGGACCCCTCCCGCGGCTTCCTGCCCTCGGGCGGTACGGTCCTGGCGCTGCGCGAGCCGCAGGGCGAGGGGGTCCGCACGGACTCGGGGCTGAGCGAGGGCACCGAGGTCGGCAGCCTCTACGACCCGATGCTCTCCAAGGTCATCGCGTACGGGCCGGACCGCGCGACCGCGCTGCGCCGGCTGCGCGCGGCGCTGGCCGACACGGTCACCCTGGGCGTGCCCACCAACGCCGGATTCCTGCGCCGGCTGCTCGCCCATCCGGACGTGGTCGCGGGCGACCTCGACACGGGCCTGGTCGAGCGCGAGGCCGACGCGCTGGTGCCGGACGGGGT
Protein-coding sequences here:
- a CDS encoding thiamine pyrophosphate-binding protein, whose translation is MTHDHDVVLRPTEAQTRAALNPPPGRIGGDLVMETLRGLGATTVFGLPGQHALGMFDALRRSSMTYVGLRVENNAAFAADAYGRVTGEAAPLLLSTGPGALMSLAALQEAAAASAPVLAIASQVPTAGLGGGRHGYLHELRDQQGSFRDVVKSVHTVRSQSQIPSAIAAAWESALTAPHGPVWVEIPQDVLLAETPLPVVTAVDATPHELVPRPELTAVAAELLTNAARPAIIAGGGVVRSDASGKLRALAERLDAPVVTTFGGKGAFPWEHPLSLQSWMEDRHTTDFLEDADVLLVVGSGLGELSSNYHTFRPRGRVIQIEADLGKLESNHPALGIHADARIALSALLETVGERTDPAAAASVRTVLTKVRERLAGQDLEAEQRILAQVRAALPADAPSFWDMTILAYWAWSAWPGALHSAQGAGGLGYGFPAAIGAAAADPTRPVLAVSGDGGAMYSIAELATAKQYDLPVTWLIVDDGGYGILREYMTDAFGEATATELARPDFVALAQSFGVPAVRTSVESLQEDLGKALAAPGPSVVVLPAVLRMFAPTHL
- the speB gene encoding agmatinase; amino-acid sequence: MSSNETPRGPIDSSRVPRYAGPATFARLPRLDEVGTADVAVIGVPFDSGVSYRPGARFGGNAIREASRLLRPYNPAQDASPFALAQVADGGDIAVNPFNINEAVDTIEAAADDLLGTGARLMTLGGDHTIALPLLRSVAKKHGPVALLHFDAHLDTWDTYFGAEYTHGTPFRRAVEEGILDTEALSHVGTRGPLYGKQDLTDDEKMGFGIVTSADVYRRGADEIADQLRQRIGDRPLYISIDIDCLDPAHAPGTGTPEAGGMTSRELLEILRGLASCNLVSADVVEVAPAYDHAEITSVAASHTAYELTTIMSRQIAAAKAAK
- a CDS encoding PucR family transcriptional regulator ligand-binding domain-containing protein, with the translated sequence MPAEPAAAPPTTPVPLAALLARPDLGLRQIAGPPGAEVHWVHTSEMADPYPYLLGGELLLTAGVQLTDPERYAARVAEAGAAALGFGLAPVHDTVPAALVAACERHGLPLVEVPPPTTFTAIARAVWGLMTEARHHELRRVSQAQQGLASAAARPDPVPAVLHQLATRLGGWAGVLTADGAVLAGSGPDRPDEVRDAVRRLARVVTGPASGGPKALTATDAVAGEQLAVHALAGARGLALGVAVPGREAGDHTIAGVAAVLLSLLTAERQGADEATRSAALVRLLLGDAPAEVAPLLGEAPWTVVHARGEGAPPDLGSPLVEAGDGHARVLVPGGQDVGPHPGWTLGASAPVGAGELAAADAQAARALRRAEAARSPLVRHRTGGYASLVDPAEAAAYARRILAPLAEPLLTTLRTWLSLHGSWDRTAVALGVHRNTVRQRLARCAALLDADLDDMDVRTELWLALRSAAGSAEAHSGQCE
- a CDS encoding acyl-CoA dehydrogenase family protein — protein: MRRTVFNEDHEAFRETIRAFIEAEVVPVYDEWFAAGQAPRDFYYKLAELGVFGIRVDEEFGGAGIDSYKFEAVMYEETSRAGVQFGGSGVHVLLGLPYIKTLADDEQKKRFLPKFVSGEEMWALAMTEPGTGSDLAGMKTTAKLSEDGTHYVLNGAKTFITGGVHADRVIVCARTAAPTAEDRRHGISLFAVDTKSEGYSIGRKLDKLGLKTSDTAELAFVDVKVPVEDLLGEENKGFYYLGHNLASERWGIAFGAYAQAKAAVRFAKEYVQERTVFGKPVAHFQNTKFELAACQAEVDAAEAVADRALEALDAGELTPAEAASAKLFCTEVAHRVIDRCLQLHGGYGFMNEYPIARLYADNRVNRIYGGTSEIMKTIIAKDMGL
- a CDS encoding acyl-CoA thioesterase produces the protein MTEALDALLDLLDLEQIEQDYFRGRSRSALVPRVFGGQVAAQALVAAGRTVPGDRPPHSLHAYFLRAGDPGAPIVYMVDRIRDGRSFTTRRVVAVQHGHPIFHLSASFQTYEEGLEHQADMPPAPDPESLPTAAEMLPRHLPADVAARLVEARAAVDLRYADVPPWGSVGTPREPRSQVWFRTNGKLADDPLLHIVLATYVSDMTLLDSVLLAHGRGGWAVGDVVGASLDHAMWFHRPFRADEWLLYDQESPSASAGRGLGQARIYTQDGRLAVTVIQEGVVRVPRP
- a CDS encoding phosphatase, yielding MPIPSRAALVDHLVRTRIAGDVATPRDNNLSHYRKLANGDRHYWLGLELGDRWTDEQDVLAVMAERCGVVDDPGHRTGQDTIDPELTVDALERMAARLRKAAAGKQRVLFATGHPGALIDVHSRTAAALRAAGCEIVRIPDGVLADEGCVVQFADVSLFERGASLWHTHSPAPMAAILDALEREGRALPDLVVADHGWAGCAAQRGIDAIGYADCNDPALFLAEAEGTLQVAVPLDDHVVDPRFYEPMTEYLLGAAELV
- a CDS encoding TetR/AcrR family transcriptional regulator — translated: MSTRTDAPTRREQILREAARLFAERGFHGVGVDEIGAAVGISGPGLYRHFAGKDAMLAELLVGISGRLYDGGRKRVAEADGGPEAVLGSLIDGHIDFALDDRALITLHDRELDRLRDSDRKLVRQLQRQYVELWVGVVRELYPGSEAEVRAAVHAVFGLLNSTPHLGSYGAGLPGRTATEALLRRLAHGAFAALAG
- a CDS encoding carboxyl transferase domain-containing protein, whose translation is MQQAPVLGSAADPASEAWRANEEAHRALGEELRARLAAARLGGGERARERHVARGKLLPRDRVDTLLDPGSPFLELAPLAADGMYGDQAPAAGVIAGIGRVSGRECVIVANDATVKGGTYYPMTVKKHLRAQEVALENRLPCLYLVDSGGAFLPMQDEVFPDRDHFGRIFYNQARMSGAGIPQIAAVLGSCTAGGAYVPAMSDEAVIVRNQGTIFLGGPPLVKAATGEVVTAEELGGGEVHSRTSGVTDHLAEDDAHALRIVRNIVATLPARGELPWSVEPVEEPKADPYGLYGAVPVDSRTPYDVREVIARVVDGSRFQEFKAEFGQTLVTGFARIHGHPVGIVANNGILFSESAQKGAHFIELCDQRGIPLVFLQNISGFMVGRDYEAGGIAKHGAKMVTAVACTRVPKLTVVVGGSYGAGNYSMCGRAYSPRFLWMWPNAKISVMGGEQAASVLATVKRDQLEARGESWPLDAEESFKDPIRAQYEQQGNAYYATARLWDDGVIDPMETRQVLGLALTACANAPLPQRDYSAPGFGVFRM
- a CDS encoding acetyl-CoA carboxylase biotin carboxylase subunit: MFDTVLVANRGEIAVRVIRTLRALGVRSVAVFSDADADARHVREADTAVRIGPAAASESYLSIDRLLEAAARSGAQAVHPGYGFLAENAAFARACAEAGLVFIGPPADAISLMGDKIRAKETVRAAGVPVVPGSSGSGLTDGQLADAAREIGMPVLLKPSAGGGGKGMRLVREEAALGDEIAAARREARASFGDDTLLVERWIDRPRHIEIQVLADGHGHVVHLGERECSLQRRHQKIIEEAPSVLLDEETRAAMGEAAVQAARSCGYAGAGTVEFIVPGNDPSSYYFMEMNTRLQVEHPVTELITGLDLVEWQVRVAAGEELPYGQEDITLTGHAIEARICAEDPSRGFLPSGGTVLALREPQGEGVRTDSGLSEGTEVGSLYDPMLSKVIAYGPDRATALRRLRAALADTVTLGVPTNAGFLRRLLAHPDVVAGDLDTGLVEREADALVPDGVPDEVYAAAALVRQEGLRPSATGGWTDPFSLPSGWRMGGEPAPLAFPFRVPGLEPVTHVVRGKAAGRVSPGHVSVELDGLTHTFTTAPSPEGTWLGRDGDSWHVLDHDPVAASLTGAARGGLDTLAAPMPGTVTVVKVAVGDEVDAGQSLLVVEAMKMEHVISAPHAGTVTELDVSPGSTVAMDQVLAVVTPKEEDQ